A section of the Labrus mixtus chromosome 15, fLabMix1.1, whole genome shotgun sequence genome encodes:
- the si:ch73-233m11.2 gene encoding NACHT, LRR and PYD domains-containing protein 12, whose protein sequence is MDKDTVLTHILKPKGTSTLLGGELPLNVINNNRYIPLLTSEAQAAERNVEGNLPSLSNAILTALSGKVKTVSLVGPEGSGKTTALQKLVLDWAQGQHLQNFTAVFHFQFRELNNMNWPLSLETVLLHHHGLIEHDSLPLVLQNPEDVLFVFDDLDDFKQSLDPTTQTLCSNPSQAVSLSCLVASLLHGSLLKGAAFVVATRTTGFLRFLGGTQVEVLGFLKPQREAYFQGFFTDPGVANKALQHMERTLGVYDISATPRFCWTVCSTYKSLMDAAAKLPETISQLYVDILVHLIQMLSLSQNCNKELVLALGRMASHCSVDQHLSCNKEEMDAFGFQQLLNSVGVFLQVDGERSSRPVFSFRSQMMQEFLLALSFFFDKSMPKSAESVLEKHKGANFLDMFLSALSEPTQCRPLETLIGRFDPDQIMDFKSWFKSSSAMTLKGCYRDKHQRCFHLLHQAQSDSLVKEIVTDSARLGISYGDLSLQDCVALNYVVTCLGEMKQLNLYLTRNLTEEKAERLAPAMSLSHNINLSDCSLSTGAVPHLASALSRGLTTDLNLSNSHLGDEKLKVLSAGLRDSKLHNLNIQVCSLTEASCEDVVSVLTSGTSQLCVLNLRWNAIGDQGLMKLCKALQSPHCKLQQLVLQANKLTVTSMEALSAALCSGQSEMRKVDLTNNTIGDAGVEALCKSLQHPLCKLQSLNFFDSQLTGACCSHLMEALMSENCSLTELELAVNDLGQEGALLLCKALSKPGCPIETLGLKRCELTELVFKDLGSVLTSGTSKLKSLVVGINKVGDRGVKHLLDAVAHPNCLLEELDVEMTDLTDACVEDVCAAIRASKTLKSLELRNNSLTDASVPALVQVMQDSPNMLEMCLKYNDFSEDVFDMLEECNRIRY, encoded by the exons ATGGACAAAGACACTGTGCTGACTCACATCCTGAAGCCAAAGGGCACGTCGACACTCCTTGGTGGGGAACTGCCTCTAAATGTGATAAACAACAATAGGTACATACCCCTGCTGACTTCTGAAGCTCAGGCAGCAGAAAGAAATGTGGAAGGAAACTTGCCCTCCCTCAGTAATGCCATCCTGACTGCTCTGTCAGGTAAGGTCAAAACCGTGTCACTGGTTGGTCCTGAAGGATCAGGTAAAACCACAGCTCTGCAGAAGCTTGTACTGGACTGGGCACAAGGACAACACCTTCAAAATTTCACTGCCGTTTTTCACTTCCAGTTCAGGGAGTTAAATAACATGAATTGGCCACTTTCCTTGGAGACGGTATTGTTGCACCATCATGGTCTCATCGAGCATGATTCATTACCCTTAGTCCTGCAAAATCCAGAggatgtgttgtttgttttcgaTGATCTGGATGATTTTAAACAGAGCCTGGACCCCACAACCCAAACACTCTGCTCTAACCCTTCTCAGGCAGTGTCACTGTCCTGCTTAGTGGCCAGCTTGCTTCATGGGTCACTGCTGAAAGGAGCTGCCTTTGTGGTCGCCACCAGGACAACTGGATTCCTAAGGTTTCTTGGTggtactcaggtagaagtattgGGGTTTCTAAAGCCACAAAGAGAGGCCTACTTTCAAGGATTCTTTACTGACCCAGGTGTTGCCAACAAAGCACTTCAGCACATGGAAAGGACTCTAGGCGTTTATGATATCTCTGCCACCCCAAGATTTTGTTGGACAGTTTGTTCTACCTACAAATCCCTGATGGATGCTGCAGCAAAACTTCCTGAAACAATATCTCAGCTGTATGTAGACATCCTGGTCCACCTGATTCAGATGCTGTCTCTGAGCCAGAACTGTAATAAAGAACTAGTGTTGGCCCTTGGCAGGATGGCATCTCACTGCTCTGTCGATCAACATTTGAGCTGTAACAAAGAGGAAATGGATGCCTTTGGTTTTCAGCAGCTTCTCAACTCAGTTGGGGTTTTCTTACAAGTAGATGGAGAGCGTTCAAGTAGACCGGTCTTCTCCTTCCGCTCTCAAATGATGCAGGAGTTCCTCTTGgccttgtctttcttttttgacAAGTCAATGCCTAAGAGTGCGGAAAGtgtgttagaaaaacacaaaggtgCCAACTTTCTAGATATGTTCTTGTCAGCGCTCTCAGAGCCGACTCAGTGTAGACCTCTGGAGACCCTGATCGGCAGATTTGACCCAGATCAGATCATGGATTTCAAGAGTTGGTTCAAAAGCAGCTCAGCGATGACCCTGAAGGGATGCTATAGAGACAAGCACCAGCGCTGCTTCCATCTGCTGCATCAGGCTCAAAGTGACAGTTTGGTGAAAGAGATTGTCACAGACTCAGCACGTCTAGGTATCAGCTACGGAGACCTGAGCCTCCAGGACTGTGTGGCTCTGAATTATGTCGTTACGTGCCTCGGTGAGATGAAGCAGTTGAATCTGTATCTCACGAGAAATTTGACCGAGGAGAAAGCAGAGAGGTTGGCTCCAGCTATGAGCTTGTCTCATAATATAAA CCTGTCAGACTGCTCCTTGAGTACTGGAGCTGTCCCTCATCTGGCTTCAGCTCTCAGCAGAGGGCTCACCACGGATCTGAATCTCTCTAACAGCCACTTGGGAGATGAAAAGTTAAAAGTCCTCAGCGCTGGTCTCAGAGACTCCAAGCTGCACAATTTAAA TATTCAAGTATGCAGCCTGACAGAGGCGAGCTGTGAAGATGTGGTTTCGGTCCTGACTTCAGGCAcctctcagctgtgtgtgttgaacCTCCGATGGAATGCGATCGGGGATCAGGGCTTAATGAAACTGTGCAAAGCCCTGCAGAGTCCTCACTGCAAACTACAGCAGCTCGT ccTACAAGCAAACAAGCTAACTGTTACATCCATGGAAGCTTTGTCTGCGGCTTTGTGTTCTGGCCAATCAGAGATGAGGAAGGTGGacctgacaaacaacacaattgGCGACGCTGGAGTTGAGGCCTTGTGCAAATCCCTGCAACATCCACTCTGTAAACTGCAGAGCCTCAA TTTCTTTGATAGTCAGTTAACTGGTGCGTGCTGCTCTCATTTAATGGAGGCCTTGATGTCAGAGAACTGTTCTCTGACAGAGCTGGAGCTGGCTGTGAATGATTTGGGCCAGGAGGGGGCACTGTTGCTCTGCAAAGCCCTCAGCAAACCTGGATGTCCAATAGAAACACTCGG TTTGAAACGATGTGAGTTAACAGAGTTGGTCTTCAAAGACCTGGGCTCCGTGCTGACAAGTGGAACATCTAAACTCAAGTCTCTGGTTGTGggtattaataaagtaggagaCCGAGGGGTTAAACATCTTTTGGATGCAGTTGCACATCCAAACTGTCTGTTGGAGGAACTTGA TGTTGAAATGACAGATCTTACTGATGCCTGTGTGGAGGACGTGTGTGCTGCCATACGAGCCAGTAAGACTTTGAAGAGCTTGGAACTAAGAAACAACTCACTGACTGACGCATCTGTCCCAGCCCTAGTTCAGGTCATGCAGGACAGCCCCAACATGCTGGAGATGTG ccTGAAGTACAACGACTTCAGTGAAGACGTTTTTGATATGTTGGAAGAGTGTAATAGAATAAGATACTGA
- the LOC132989426 gene encoding intermediate filament protein ON3-like, whose product MSLRSKRSTRPGLHMSSGGFSSKSMGSNSFSKISNGPHQAALITAVTINKSLLNPLIIDIDPNVHAVRNQEKEQIKSLNNRFVSFIDKVRHLEQQNKMLETKWELLQGQTEASSNVEPMLKSYISNLQRQLEFLNNDRQRLDMENSVMHKNVDDYRTKYEHEINQKNDGENEFVMLKKDVDTGYMSKIDLEDKVSLISDEFKFLQALYYAELHELQDSLKETSVVVQMDNSRGLDMEQIVADVKAQYADIAARSREEAESWHKNKFDQKKAEADQYSNELRSSKGEISELNRMISRLQNEILAAKAQRANLEDQVAETELRGEEAVQDAKARIRDLELAMQRAKQDMARQLREYQELMNVKLALDIEISTYRKLLEGEEERIGLDSILSIQTMPSKAASVHNQLQRRSSAILIKTTETSDRVY is encoded by the exons ATGAGTCTGAGGAGCAAACGCAGCACCCGCCCAGGACTACACATGTCCTCAGGGGGCTTCAGTAGCAAGTCCATGGGATCCAACTCCTTCTCCAAGATCAGCAATGGACCACATCAGGCAGCCCTGATTACAGCCGTGACCATCAACAAGAGCTTGTTGAACCCGCTGATAATAGACATTGACCCCAATGTCCATGCTGTCCGCAACCAGGAGAAAGAGCAGATCAAGAGTCTCAACAACCGCTTTGTTTCATTCATTGATAAG GTGAGACACCTAGAACAGCAGAACAAAATGTTAGAAACCAAGTGGGAGCTGCTGCAGGGACAGACTGAAGCCTCCTCTAATGTGGAGCCCATGCTGAAGTCCTACATCAGCAATCTGCAGAGACAGCTGGAGTTCCTCAACAATGACAGACAAAGACTGGACATGGAGAACAGTGTCATGCACAAAAATGTGGACGACTACAGGACCAA GTATGAGCATGAGATCAACCAGAAGAATGATGGAGAGAATGAGTTTGTCATGCTAAAAAAG GATGTGGACACAGGCTACATGTCCAAGATAGATCTAGAAGACAAGGTGTCCTTGATCAGTGATGAGTTTAAATTCCTCCAGGCTCTGTATTACGCG GAGCTGCATGAGCTGCAGGACAGCCTGAAGGAGACCTCTGTGGTGGTGCAGATGGACAACTCCCGCGGCCTGGACATGGAACAGATCGTGGCTGATGTTAAGGCTCAGTATGCAGACATTGCCGCCCGCAGCCGCGAGGAAGCTGAAAGCTGGCACAAAAACAAG TTTGACCAGAAGAAAGCTGAGGCCGACCAGTATAGCAATGAGCTGCGTAGCTCCAAGGGGGAAATATCTGAGCTCAACAGAATGATCAGCCGCCTGCAGAACGAGATCCTAGCTGCAAAGGCACAG CGTGCTAACCTTGAAGACCAGGTAGCCGAGACAGAGCTTCGTGGTGAGGAGGCTGTGCAGGATGCCAAGGCTCGCATCAGGGACCTGGAGCTGGCTATGCAGAGGGCTAAGCAGGATATGGCTCGGCAACTCAGAGAGTACCAAGAGCTCATGAATGTCAAGCTGGCCCTGGACATAGAGATCTCCACCTACAGGAAGCTGctggaaggagaggaagaaag AATTGGACTGGACTCTATTCTCAGCATCCAAACAATGCCCTCAAAAG CCGCCTCAGTTCACAACCAACTCCAGCGAAGGTCAAGCGCAATTCTCATCAAGACAACGGAGACGTCTGACAGAGTGTACTAA